From Trueperaceae bacterium:
CGCGGCGGACGCGGGCGTCCTCGAGGTAGGGACGACGGGTGTTGATCGACGTCACCAGCACCGTGCCGGAGGGCTCCTGGACGAGCTCGACGTCGGGGTTGCTCTCGAGGGTGGGGAGGTCGGCGGTGGCGGGGTCGGCGATGACGTGGAAGTCGCCGGCGAGGAGGCCCTGGGCCTGCACGGCGGCGTCCTCGACGAAGCGGATCTCCGCGGCGTCGATCGCCGGGGCGCCGGCGAAGTAGTCGGGGTTCGCCTCGAGGCGAACGTAGCCGTCGCGGACCCACATATCGAGGCGGAAGGCGCCGGTGCCGACCGGGTCGGTGCCGAAGTCGTGGCCGGCCTCGAGCTTCTCCGACGGCAGCATCGCGCCCCAGCCCGACGCGAGGCTGGCGAGCAACGCCGGCGCGGGCCGGCTCAGCTCGAGCCGGACGGTGCGCGGATCGACGGCGACGACGGCGTCGATCGCCTCGAACTCGTCCGCCTTGGGGGAGACGTCGGGGTCGGCGATGCGGTTCAGGCTGGCGACGACGTCGTCGGCGTCGAACGCGGTGCCGTCGTGGAACGTCGCTTCGTTCAGCGTGAAGGTCCAGGTGAGGCCGTCTTCGCTGACGGTCCAGTCGTCGGCGAGGAGCGGCTGGAGGGTGCCGTCCTGGGCGACCTCGACGAGGGTGTCGTAGATCGACTTGGCGATCTGGAAGGCGCTCGTCGCCGAGGTCGCCTGCGGGTCGAGGGTGTCGGGTTGCGCGCCGCTGGCCACGACCAGCGTCTGCGCGAGGCCGCCCGCGGGGAGGGCGAGCGCGAGGGTGAGGGTGAGCGAGCGGGTGAGGGAGCGAACGGCTCGGTGCATGGAGTCCTCCGGAGGGGGTGGGGGCCGCGCGGCCGACGCGGACCGACCCTGAGAGTGCACGCGCGCCCCGGGGCGCGACGACGGGGAGAGGCTATCGACCCGGCGTCAGACGCCGGTCATGCGTAGCAGCCGGTCGACGAGCCCACGGTAGCCCGGCCCGAACAGGCGGAGGTGCACGAGGGCGGGCTCGAGTTGGTAGATCGGGCGTCGCTCCCCCGCGTCGGGGGGCGCGCCGTACGCGGCGTCGA
This genomic window contains:
- a CDS encoding ABC transporter substrate-binding protein; amino-acid sequence: MHRAVRSLTRSLTLTLALALPAGGLAQTLVVASGAQPDTLDPQATSATSAFQIAKSIYDTLVEVAQDGTLQPLLADDWTVSEDGLTWTFTLNEATFHDGTAFDADDVVASLNRIADPDVSPKADEFEAIDAVVAVDPRTVRLELSRPAPALLASLASGWGAMLPSEKLEAGHDFGTDPVGTGAFRLDMWVRDGYVRLEANPDYFAGAPAIDAAEIRFVEDAAVQAQGLLAGDFHVIADPATADLPTLESNPDVELVQEPSGTVLVTSINTRRPYLEDARVRRALNLAVDAETVLEVAYGGGTPTGTFMEPGSPWLPGDVEPYGYDPERARALLDEAGVPDDLTLDMALPQPYEVHVQAGQIVQDMLGDVGIDVEIRVVEWGVWLGEVYGGPRDFDLTVIGHTGKLDPTGRLGGYGDPDATYTGWDDAEAVDLLAEAAQVSDRETRGTLYADVLTRMHENPPFVYFGASNRSYAQRADVNGFWITPLLDSFDLRSVTLD